ACAGAAACTTGAATTTTGTGGCAGGAGACTTGCTTTTTTCCCATTTCTTGGTAAACTTGAAAACAACAGCAGAAGTCAGGATATGGCTTTCAGGTCTTCAACTGCTCCCATTTCACCTTCAACTGCTCCCAGACTAGGTCTTTCCTGGCTTCATTTTTCTTATACTTCTTGGAAGTTCTTCTAGCATCATCAATTATGGGGCTTATGCAGCCATAAATCTCACAACACAAGAACTAACTCTCTGTGCTATGTGCTCGTGCTTGTATTATAATACAAAGTACAAACCCAAATCATAATTCCGTCTTTTATGTCCTTCATAGGTTTGAGAACAGAAATGATCTTCCAATTCAAAGTTCTTGTAAGctttaaaaccaaaaactacAGCAAGATGTCAAACCATTACTGCGAAAATACTAATGCTGCTTAACGTCTAACTTGAGTTGAAGGTCCATGTCCTCCTGCTGATGAACATGGAAGTTTTCTGCACTAATTGCAACGAAGCGACCCTTCTCTCTTGCGGACATGCTTATAGCTAGACATGGATTTAATGCAGAAAGACTTTTCTTGTTGACTTGAAGAATTGAACCTGGCAGTCCATTCTCTCCATTGAACTCCTTTTATTCTAGCTAGTTTATTTCTGACATAAATGAGGAATAATAATTTTCATGCTAGTACTTTTGAcgtataacaataaaaaaagaaattatggattatcaagtttaaaaattgGAATTctaaaggaagaaattaaagtttctCAGCCCTAATTTTACTGCTAAACTTTAGAGAACATCATTTGATAAATATGATAGTTATATAAAAACTCGTTTAACACCAAAGAACTTATTATACTTAAATTTTTGACACGCGTCCCTATCAACTATTTTCAGATACATCAAAACAACTTGTCCAAGACTCGGGACAGGACCCAGCTTTAATTTCTGCAACTGCAAGTTGGTTCGCACGAATACGAATACGaatctcttctctctttttttccttttttcccaTTGCTCAACTTTCGTTTTACGCAGAGGAATAGTATTGATGTGACGTCGTCCGTTGCATTTAGATATTCTTTGTTGATGCAACGCCGCCTTTGAAGAAATCAAACATTATGCACCCACCTGTGAATTCTATTAGTAGTAGAAAGCTCCAGGAAGTCTGATTTAATTTCCATGGAAAGAATGACTTCTGGACGTTGTTTTCTCATCACTCTTCGTGAAATTTGTAGTCTTTTTTGTTAGCTGTTTTCTTATGTGCAAATGGCTCTTAATGCAAAACTAGCTCTTCTTCTGACTCTTTCCCTTAGTGTTGCTAGCAATATTGGATACAGTTCTTTGCAAGAGAACAACGCAAGTGACGATGAGCTTGGTGGCAGACTGTCCTCGGTACCCAGCAAAGCGCCCTGGACGAAGGTCGATTCTTCATTCAAAAGTGGGTTTGTAATAGGTTATGTATTTTCTGCAGTTTCCATTTTAACTATTTACCTGTCCTATTGTGTGCCTTGGGCTCGTCTCAACAAGAGGAAAAGGAACAAGGTCATGATGAAGACACCAATGATGACATCTTTGATGGAAAggcaagagaagaagagaaaagaagccgACATCCAGGTATCCCCATAAGATTTTCCTCTCATCATATATTTGGTGTTTCTATTGCTAGCTCGAAATCAACTTTGTTCATGTCAATTTATAACAGGTCATCgattaattatttcattcaCAGATTTCGTCGTTAGATCAGATGTCGATCGCAAGAATCAGTTTTGCTGAACTACAGAAAGCAACCAACAGTTTCGACAGAGGCAAAGTCATCGGAGTTGGAAAGACGGGGACAGTATATAAGGCAGCGCACCCTCATCTTCGTTTCACTGCCGTGAAGAGATTATTTGACCTGAAACATTTGGAAAAGCAATTCTTGTCTGAGTTAATGATTCTGGGCAGGTTTACGCATAAGAACATAGTTCCACTCTTGGGATTCTGCCTGGAATCGAGGGAAAGGCTTTTGGTGTACCAATACATGCCAAATGGGAATCTCTACGATTGGTTACATCCTCTGAAAGGCGAGCCTAAGATCATGGAGTGGCATTTTAGGGTTAACATCGCAGCTGGGATAGCAAGGGGTTTGGCATGGCTCCACAATCATAATACCCTTCAACTAGCTCATCTTAACTTGAGCTCAAGTTGCATCTTGCTTGACAAAAACTTCGAACCAAGGATATCCAATTTTGGAAGGGCAATGCACATCATGACCTCAAATGCCAGAATCTTCATGGCAAACATTGAGATGAGTGAATGGGATTTGACCAAAAGAGATGTCCATCAGCTTGGTGTTCTTCTTCTCGAGTTGATTACAGGAGAAGATCCTTTCAATAACAGTGG
This DNA window, taken from Populus alba chromosome 17, ASM523922v2, whole genome shotgun sequence, encodes the following:
- the LOC118060430 gene encoding probably inactive leucine-rich repeat receptor-like protein kinase At5g48380 — protein: MALNAKLALLLTLSLSVASNIGYSSLQENNASDDELGGRLSSVPSKAPWTKVDSSFKSGFVIGYVFSAVSILTIYLSYCVPWARLNKRKRNKVMMKTPMMTSLMERQEKKRKEADIQISSLDQMSIARISFAELQKATNSFDRGKVIGVGKTGTVYKAAHPHLRFTAVKRLFDLKHLEKQFLSELMILGRFTHKNIVPLLGFCLESRERLLVYQYMPNGNLYDWLHPLKGEPKIMEWHFRVNIAAGIARGLAWLHNHNTLQLAHLNLSSSCILLDKNFEPRISNFGRAMHIMTSNARIFMANIEMSEWDLTKRDVHQLGVLLLELITGEDPFNNSGFYHSLEGKLVQNNCLLSTVSAALYCAVDKSLLGQGFDREVLYFLKVACNCIQPVPNRRPTMVEVCKMLMAIKNTHPDILG